In the genome of Fulvivirga maritima, one region contains:
- a CDS encoding DNA repair ATPase, whose amino-acid sequence MERCASLMLMMSLKKHHATKIWQTPFTGPDFQATANNDSYLFKIGNKEIVRAMAECNELITLVEKGENYTNLYSDLQKQSTDIIDTYHWLDKEEAFKALEPLKAIRQTASSAIDEYEKVVSIRKNTADRVNDVLNRVDEMTKKISRETQPSLEKFVNNLNALRELRGETESLKSLRYADEQRIEKYEELLKETNLKYADSCVRFLLRDDALDEYETKVKGLELEIEEVNKVIDIDELEKKIDQIAHDLEMLIDIVSNLKISDATQTTQIIDNISALFSILNRNRAALKKKRRELMLIEGKAEFNAQIKLLEQGVTNYLDLSDTPKKCDEYLAKLMVQLEELEGKFAEFDDFVLKISEKREDIYNAFESKKVSLVEARNKRANSLQQSAARILSAAQSRTERMTTAAEINGYFSSDMMIEKLRNIVAELKEIGDSVKADDVQSKLKALKEDAIRQLRDKNELFEAGEDIIKFGKYKFSVNTQSLEVTVVPRDENLFFHLTGTSLYEEIKNERINASRAVWNQAVMSENEKLYRAEYLAYKVLKVGEKKANGEEVHKTLAELYKLTPEQLLTYVQQFMALRYNEGYMKGVHDNDAVRLLESLLMFYQSGGLLKYASETRAMAQFYWQYAVNEEYKQLLDTRIKGLGIIIDVFPNLEEFYQVIEEVKLDIESKLADVFDLSHAAKAAEYLFFEIKDHNDFVKAGDAVSLAESFQAYLKDKKAAKRYEDSVKKLKQEQDQFQMIRKWLQAYAEFNDDQDGLQFISETALLLMEDKAQPRVINIPLVAEVEGMQGSHAVVEDGKYHMNFNQFLLKLEAFENITVPAYKEFNALKKELVADFTEELRLGEFKPRVMSSFVRNKLINEVYLPLIGANLAKQIGEAGEGKRTDLMGMLLLISPPGYGKTTLMEYIANRLGVIFMKINGPAIGHQVTSVDPAEAPNAAAREELNKLNLAFEMGDNVMIYLDDIQHCNPEFLQKFISLCDAQRKIEGVYKGKSKTYDFRGKKVSVVMAGNPYTESGEKFRIPDMLSNRADVYNLGDIIGDSDSAFKLSYLENCITSNPVLNKLAGKSLDDVYTLVSAAEKDTLEGAEFETNHSQEEVREYMSVFQKLMKVRDIILKVNLEYIRSAGQADEYRTEPAFKLQGSYRDMNKIAEKVFSVMNDDELTTLVNGHYNNEAQTLTTGAEANLLKFKELNGYLTAESQARWVEIKEIFMKQQRTKGYGMGNQMGQMLSHIEEVTKGLDGIRDALMKK is encoded by the coding sequence ATGGAGAGATGTGCTTCTTTAATGCTGATGATGAGCCTAAAAAAGCACCACGCTACTAAAATATGGCAAACACCATTTACAGGGCCAGATTTTCAGGCTACAGCCAATAATGATTCATACCTTTTTAAAATTGGTAATAAGGAAATAGTACGCGCCATGGCTGAGTGTAATGAGCTCATTACTCTGGTAGAGAAAGGAGAGAATTATACTAATCTTTATTCTGACCTTCAAAAGCAATCTACTGATATAATAGATACTTATCATTGGCTGGATAAAGAGGAAGCCTTCAAGGCATTGGAGCCATTAAAGGCTATTCGTCAAACGGCTTCATCAGCCATAGATGAATATGAAAAAGTAGTAAGCATAAGAAAAAATACGGCCGATCGGGTCAATGATGTGCTTAACAGGGTAGATGAAATGACTAAGAAGATTAGTCGTGAAACACAGCCCAGCTTGGAGAAATTTGTTAATAACCTGAATGCTCTGCGTGAGCTCAGGGGAGAAACGGAATCTTTAAAATCATTGCGTTATGCTGATGAGCAACGCATAGAAAAATATGAAGAGCTGCTTAAGGAAACCAACCTTAAATATGCTGATAGCTGCGTTCGTTTTTTACTTAGAGATGATGCTTTAGATGAGTATGAAACCAAGGTAAAGGGTCTGGAGCTGGAAATTGAAGAGGTAAACAAAGTAATAGATATCGATGAGCTCGAAAAGAAAATAGACCAGATAGCTCATGATTTAGAAATGCTCATAGATATTGTGAGTAACCTTAAGATTTCTGATGCTACGCAAACCACGCAGATCATTGATAATATATCCGCCTTGTTCTCTATTCTTAATAGAAACAGAGCTGCCTTAAAGAAAAAGCGGCGGGAGCTGATGCTGATTGAAGGCAAGGCTGAATTCAACGCTCAAATCAAGCTATTGGAGCAAGGGGTAACTAACTACCTTGACCTTTCTGATACTCCCAAAAAATGTGATGAATACCTGGCTAAGCTCATGGTACAGCTAGAGGAGCTGGAAGGTAAATTTGCTGAGTTTGATGATTTTGTGCTGAAAATATCTGAAAAGAGGGAGGATATATATAATGCCTTTGAATCTAAAAAGGTATCATTAGTAGAAGCTAGAAATAAACGCGCTAATTCATTACAGCAATCGGCTGCCAGAATACTAAGTGCTGCTCAGAGTAGAACGGAACGTATGACTACCGCGGCAGAGATCAATGGCTATTTTTCATCAGACATGATGATAGAGAAGCTCAGAAATATTGTGGCTGAGCTCAAAGAAATAGGCGACTCTGTAAAGGCTGATGATGTACAAAGTAAGCTCAAAGCACTGAAGGAAGATGCTATCAGGCAGCTGAGAGATAAAAATGAGCTATTTGAAGCGGGAGAAGATATAATCAAGTTCGGGAAATATAAATTCTCTGTCAATACGCAGTCTCTGGAAGTGACGGTGGTGCCAAGAGATGAAAACTTATTTTTCCACCTTACCGGTACCAGCCTGTACGAAGAAATTAAAAACGAGAGGATTAATGCCAGTAGAGCGGTTTGGAATCAGGCGGTGATGTCAGAGAATGAAAAGCTATACCGTGCCGAGTATCTGGCTTATAAAGTCCTGAAAGTGGGAGAAAAAAAGGCCAATGGAGAAGAGGTGCATAAAACTTTGGCAGAGCTCTACAAGCTTACTCCTGAGCAGTTGCTGACTTACGTGCAGCAGTTTATGGCTTTGCGGTATAATGAAGGGTACATGAAAGGCGTGCATGACAATGATGCTGTCCGTCTATTGGAGTCTCTGCTTATGTTCTATCAATCAGGTGGATTGCTTAAGTATGCCTCAGAAACACGTGCTATGGCTCAATTTTACTGGCAATATGCGGTAAATGAAGAGTATAAACAGCTGCTAGATACCAGAATTAAGGGGCTGGGGATAATAATTGATGTGTTTCCTAACCTGGAAGAATTTTACCAGGTAATAGAAGAGGTGAAGCTGGATATTGAAAGTAAGCTGGCTGATGTCTTTGACTTGAGCCATGCTGCTAAGGCTGCCGAATATCTGTTTTTTGAGATTAAAGATCATAATGATTTTGTGAAAGCTGGTGATGCTGTGTCTTTGGCAGAAAGCTTTCAGGCTTATTTGAAAGATAAAAAGGCAGCAAAAAGATATGAGGACTCAGTGAAAAAACTGAAGCAGGAACAAGATCAGTTTCAGATGATCAGAAAATGGCTTCAAGCGTATGCTGAGTTTAATGATGATCAGGATGGTCTTCAGTTTATTTCAGAAACGGCCTTGCTTTTAATGGAAGATAAAGCACAGCCAAGAGTCATTAATATTCCTTTAGTGGCCGAGGTAGAAGGAATGCAGGGGAGTCATGCTGTGGTAGAAGACGGTAAATATCACATGAATTTCAACCAGTTTTTACTGAAGTTGGAAGCCTTTGAAAATATAACGGTGCCTGCCTATAAGGAGTTTAATGCGCTGAAAAAGGAATTGGTAGCGGACTTTACAGAAGAGCTGAGATTGGGTGAGTTTAAGCCCAGAGTAATGTCTTCATTTGTTCGTAATAAACTGATAAATGAGGTGTACTTGCCGCTTATTGGCGCTAACCTGGCTAAGCAAATAGGAGAGGCAGGCGAAGGTAAGCGTACTGACCTGATGGGAATGCTCTTGCTTATTTCGCCTCCGGGTTATGGTAAAACCACTTTGATGGAATATATCGCCAATAGATTGGGTGTGATTTTTATGAAGATCAATGGGCCGGCTATTGGACATCAGGTCACCTCAGTTGACCCTGCTGAAGCGCCAAATGCAGCTGCTCGTGAAGAGCTTAATAAGCTTAACCTGGCCTTTGAAATGGGAGATAATGTAATGATATATCTTGATGATATTCAGCATTGTAACCCTGAATTTTTACAGAAGTTTATTTCACTTTGTGATGCTCAGCGTAAGATAGAAGGGGTTTATAAAGGTAAGAGTAAAACTTACGACTTCAGAGGTAAAAAGGTGAGTGTGGTGATGGCTGGGAACCCATATACAGAAAGTGGTGAAAAATTCCGCATCCCTGATATGCTCTCTAACCGTGCTGATGTATATAACCTGGGTGACATCATCGGAGATTCTGATTCAGCCTTTAAGCTGAGTTATCTGGAGAACTGTATTACCTCTAATCCGGTGCTGAATAAGCTGGCAGGTAAAAGCCTTGATGATGTGTATACCTTAGTGAGCGCAGCAGAAAAGGATACGCTGGAAGGTGCTGAGTTCGAAACCAATCATTCGCAGGAGGAGGTGAGAGAATATATGAGTGTATTCCAAAAGCTGATGAAGGTGAGAGATATTATTTTGAAGGTAAACCTGGAATATATCCGCTCAGCAGGACAGGCCGATGAGTACAGAACAGAACCTGCCTTTAAACTGCAGGGGTCATACAGAGATATGAATAAAATTGCTGAGAAAGTATTCTCTGTAATGAATGACGATGAGCTGACTACTTTGGTGAATGGCCATTATAATAATGAAGCTCAGACCCTCACCACCGGAGCTGAAGCCAACTTGCTGAAGTTTAAAGAGCTCAATGGCTACCTAACCGCCGAAAGCCAGGCGCGTTGGGTGGAGATAAAAGAAATCTTCATGAAGCAGCAGCGTACCAAAGGCTATGGCATGGGCAACCAAATGGGGCAAATGCTTAGTCATATTGAAGAAGTGACCAAAGGTCTGGATGGCATCAGAGATGCTTTGATGAAGAAGTGA
- a CDS encoding DNA repair ATPase: protein MSQEQTENNNPSQVTLEGGTYEVLKNRLEASTKDLSQVLKKLNESRKQVFGSLETKLIATERITTEHNCIPWDMVPIGNHFLFGFNVHLGLKTHIELSDVFSIHQYKDHTFPALDMSMIADEQFIIDFQKLYKYYKDTQFVKFASIGPHLYMIFRIGKSVTDIKAFKWLVEGEKLTYLDNRSEHEFSFPAQHAFQWKRTTRDYHREGKYPHISIEDKVFVETVGGDLTIKVEDNTDSGRGVYQEDVDNPDQTLDDAEIMYAILGNLILLRIKPYQEKEYRYIVFNSKLKEARNIKAIADACILLPDDQGIIFSNGYYLQSGDYKVFDNNLKDMVYEKTIASPNGEDYLYVFYNRLQGVYLLLPYNIIQQKVENPIICHGYSIFENGEMCFFNADDEPKKAPRY, encoded by the coding sequence ATGTCTCAGGAACAGACAGAAAATAATAACCCATCACAAGTGACACTGGAAGGCGGCACCTATGAAGTTTTAAAAAACCGATTAGAGGCCAGCACAAAAGACCTGTCGCAAGTATTAAAAAAGCTCAATGAGTCGAGAAAGCAGGTTTTTGGTTCATTAGAAACTAAGCTGATAGCTACTGAGCGAATCACTACGGAGCACAATTGTATTCCCTGGGATATGGTGCCCATTGGTAATCACTTTTTGTTTGGCTTTAATGTTCATTTAGGCTTAAAGACTCACATTGAGCTGTCTGATGTTTTTAGCATTCATCAATATAAAGATCATACTTTCCCTGCTTTAGATATGTCTATGATTGCCGATGAGCAGTTTATAATAGACTTTCAAAAGCTATATAAATATTATAAAGACACGCAGTTTGTCAAGTTTGCTTCTATAGGGCCGCACTTATACATGATTTTTCGTATCGGTAAATCCGTTACTGACATCAAGGCCTTTAAATGGTTGGTGGAAGGGGAGAAGCTTACTTATCTGGATAATCGTAGTGAGCATGAGTTTTCTTTTCCTGCTCAGCATGCATTCCAGTGGAAAAGAACCACCAGAGATTATCATAGAGAAGGAAAATATCCACATATTTCTATTGAAGATAAAGTCTTTGTAGAGACTGTGGGTGGTGACCTTACTATTAAGGTGGAAGATAATACTGATTCTGGCAGAGGTGTGTATCAGGAGGATGTGGATAATCCTGATCAAACACTGGACGATGCTGAAATTATGTATGCTATTTTAGGCAACCTGATCCTGTTGAGAATAAAGCCTTATCAGGAAAAGGAATATCGGTATATCGTATTTAATAGCAAGCTAAAAGAAGCCAGAAATATCAAAGCTATTGCTGATGCCTGCATCCTTTTGCCTGATGATCAGGGGATTATTTTCTCTAATGGTTATTATCTGCAAAGTGGTGATTATAAGGTTTTTGACAATAACCTTAAGGATATGGTTTATGAAAAGACCATTGCCTCTCCTAATGGAGAAGATTACCTCTATGTATTTTATAACCGCTTGCAAGGCGTTTATTTATTGCTTCCATACAATATTATTCAGCAAAAGGTAGAGAATCCTATCATCTGTCATGGTTATTCTATTTTTGAAAATGGAGAGATGTGCTTCTTTAATGCTGATGATGAGCCTAAAAAAGCACCACGCTACTAA
- a CDS encoding flotillin family protein, translated as MLSSIYTALLVVGLVLLAIVVIIVKMYKKAVQGEALIKTGQGGAKVSFSGIFIVPVIHKLEIMDITLKSLTISRLGKDGLICKDNMRADIKVSFFIRVNKTTEDVIHVAQSIGCKRASDIDQLEMLFDAKFSEALKTVGKHFEFVELYNSRAAFKERILDEIGTDLNGYILDDCAIDYVEQTSIHDLNESNILDAQGIKKIIELTSTEKIKSNLIEREKEKTIKKQDVEARETILELEKQQTEKEEQQRREIENIRSRESAEIEKVRQENEMKAAQARIATEEEIGVAEENKLRQIVVALKNKEKTEAVENERVEQARALEATERERVVELARIDKEKSLEVERRNIQEVIRERVTVEKATVAEEEKIKDTRAQAEADRNKMVAITVAEQKAEEALVQEIKAAEAARQAADSLAKKSLIDAEAEKAAANHKAEAMKTLAEAEAAQKASIGMSEAQVMTAKAEAKEKEGESEASVIEMKADAEAKGIRLKAVAQSEADEKLGFVAAKVAREKGTADAEVTEVKAVADEKKGMAEARVMAEKFKADAEGIKQKAAAMKALDGAGMEHEEFKLRLEKDRAIELAQIDVSKYIAEAQALVLAEAMKSAKIDIIGGESMFFNQIAGSVAKGKSIDAFINGSEVATDVKSAFLSTDGGSSFKENVGQLLKSFNLTSEDVKNITVSALLFKMMGSTQDDSVKNSLRQMMSIAKSAGLDNETPKTLGLI; from the coding sequence ATGTTATCATCAATCTATACTGCTTTACTGGTAGTAGGTCTTGTTCTTTTGGCGATAGTTGTTATCATCGTCAAAATGTATAAGAAGGCGGTTCAAGGAGAAGCGCTTATTAAAACCGGCCAGGGAGGAGCTAAAGTTTCGTTCTCTGGGATCTTCATTGTACCCGTTATCCATAAGTTAGAAATTATGGATATTACTCTCAAAAGTCTTACTATATCCAGATTGGGTAAAGATGGCCTTATATGTAAAGATAATATGAGAGCCGATATTAAAGTGAGCTTTTTCATAAGAGTAAATAAAACTACTGAAGATGTAATTCATGTGGCTCAAAGCATAGGTTGTAAGCGTGCTTCTGACATAGATCAGCTGGAAATGCTATTTGATGCTAAATTTTCTGAAGCTTTAAAAACGGTAGGTAAGCACTTTGAATTTGTAGAACTGTATAACTCCAGAGCTGCATTTAAAGAGAGAATATTAGATGAAATAGGTACAGATCTCAATGGGTATATTCTGGATGACTGCGCTATTGATTACGTAGAACAAACCTCTATTCATGATCTTAATGAAAGTAATATTCTAGATGCTCAAGGTATTAAGAAGATTATTGAGCTCACATCTACTGAGAAGATCAAGTCTAACCTTATAGAAAGAGAGAAAGAAAAAACCATTAAAAAGCAGGATGTTGAAGCCAGGGAAACCATTTTGGAGCTGGAGAAGCAGCAGACTGAAAAAGAAGAGCAGCAGCGTAGAGAGATTGAAAATATCCGATCAAGAGAATCGGCAGAGATAGAGAAGGTTCGTCAGGAAAATGAAATGAAAGCAGCTCAGGCTCGCATAGCTACTGAAGAAGAGATAGGAGTGGCAGAAGAGAATAAGCTGAGACAGATAGTGGTAGCTCTGAAAAACAAAGAAAAAACAGAGGCCGTTGAAAATGAAAGAGTAGAGCAAGCTAGGGCGCTTGAAGCTACTGAAAGAGAAAGAGTAGTAGAGCTGGCGCGTATAGATAAAGAAAAATCACTAGAAGTAGAGCGTAGAAACATACAAGAAGTGATCCGTGAGCGTGTTACCGTAGAGAAAGCTACAGTAGCAGAAGAAGAGAAAATCAAAGATACTCGTGCTCAGGCTGAGGCAGATAGAAATAAAATGGTGGCCATTACCGTTGCTGAGCAAAAAGCTGAAGAAGCATTAGTTCAGGAGATAAAAGCGGCAGAAGCAGCGCGTCAAGCAGCTGATTCATTAGCTAAAAAATCATTAATAGATGCTGAGGCTGAGAAAGCGGCCGCTAACCATAAAGCGGAAGCAATGAAGACTCTCGCAGAGGCAGAAGCAGCGCAAAAAGCGTCTATAGGTATGTCTGAAGCGCAAGTGATGACAGCCAAAGCGGAAGCCAAAGAGAAAGAAGGTGAGTCTGAAGCTTCTGTAATAGAAATGAAAGCTGATGCTGAAGCTAAAGGTATAAGACTGAAAGCTGTAGCGCAGTCAGAAGCAGATGAAAAACTAGGATTTGTAGCGGCTAAAGTGGCTCGTGAAAAAGGAACAGCTGATGCAGAAGTGACTGAGGTGAAAGCTGTAGCTGATGAGAAAAAAGGTATGGCAGAAGCCAGAGTAATGGCAGAGAAATTCAAAGCTGATGCTGAGGGTATCAAGCAGAAAGCTGCTGCTATGAAAGCGCTGGATGGTGCAGGTATGGAGCATGAAGAATTTAAGCTTAGACTTGAGAAAGATAGAGCCATAGAATTAGCTCAAATAGATGTAAGCAAATATATTGCTGAAGCGCAGGCTCTTGTGCTGGCAGAGGCTATGAAGTCAGCTAAGATAGACATCATAGGTGGTGAAAGCATGTTCTTTAATCAGATTGCAGGATCTGTGGCTAAAGGAAAATCAATAGATGCTTTTATCAATGGTAGCGAAGTGGCTACAGATGTGAAATCAGCCTTTTTAAGCACTGATGGTGGAAGCTCCTTTAAGGAAAATGTTGGTCAGCTATTAAAGAGCTTTAACCTAACTTCTGAAGATGTGAAAAACATCACCGTGTCAGCGCTGCTGTTCAAGATGATGGGTAGTACTCAAGACGATAGTGTGAAAAACAGTCTGCGTCAAATGATGAGTATTGCTAAATCTGCCGGGTTGGATAATGAGACTCCCAAAACACTGGGGTTGATTTAA
- a CDS encoding OB-fold-containig protein, with product MGELLEVAVNPANIIITALSIFIVIYWITVIIGIFDIDVFDFDMDVDVDADADVEVEGSSVIWLNSLLSFFNLGKIPFMIFLSFWIIPTWLLCININYFIGNSSFLIGLFVLFGSLFVGLFITKILTYPFVKLYQKLEKENEYDSIIGKICAITIAATESKTGQAQVKTNGAPHILSVRTIKGIEMQKGDTGLVLEHNQDLNLYLIEPYN from the coding sequence ATGGGTGAATTACTTGAAGTAGCAGTGAACCCTGCGAACATAATTATAACCGCTTTGTCTATTTTCATTGTGATCTATTGGATCACGGTCATCATCGGAATTTTCGATATAGATGTTTTTGATTTTGATATGGATGTAGACGTAGATGCTGATGCCGATGTGGAAGTTGAAGGCAGTTCTGTTATCTGGTTAAATTCGTTATTGTCATTTTTTAACCTCGGAAAGATACCTTTTATGATTTTTCTCTCATTTTGGATTATTCCAACTTGGTTATTGTGCATAAACATCAATTATTTCATAGGTAATTCCTCATTTTTAATAGGTCTATTTGTATTGTTTGGGAGTCTATTTGTTGGTCTTTTTATAACTAAAATTCTTACTTATCCCTTTGTGAAGCTTTATCAAAAGCTAGAAAAGGAGAATGAATACGATAGTATAATAGGTAAAATATGCGCTATAACTATAGCTGCCACAGAGAGTAAAACAGGACAAGCCCAAGTGAAAACTAATGGTGCTCCTCACATACTAAGTGTGAGGACCATTAAAGGCATAGAGATGCAAAAAGGAGATACCGGACTCGTGTTAGAGCATAATCAGGATCTCAACTTATACTTAATCGAACCTTATAATTAA
- a CDS encoding PspA/IM30 family protein has product MNIFGRLFKIGQSEAHSAIDKLEDPIKLTEQGIRDMKVDLDKALNALAQVKAMAIRSKNDVQTYKSKAQDYEQKAIMLLQRAEKGDIESSEADRLASEALMQKEENLKHVSRAMGEQQQYDDSVAKLESNVKRLRSTIAKWENELKTLKARVKVSTATKNINKQMAQIDSTSTVSMLERMRDKVAQEEALAESYGEIANESKSIDEEIDRKLAETGGASASDELAKLKAKIGIKKEE; this is encoded by the coding sequence ATGAATATCTTTGGAAGACTATTTAAGATTGGGCAATCAGAGGCTCATTCAGCAATTGATAAATTGGAAGATCCTATAAAGCTTACAGAGCAGGGGATAAGAGATATGAAAGTGGATCTTGATAAGGCTTTAAATGCTTTAGCTCAGGTAAAGGCAATGGCCATAAGATCTAAAAATGATGTGCAGACCTACAAGTCTAAAGCCCAGGATTATGAGCAGAAAGCTATAATGCTATTACAACGAGCAGAGAAAGGAGATATAGAATCTTCAGAAGCAGATAGATTGGCATCAGAGGCTTTAATGCAAAAAGAGGAGAATCTGAAACATGTTTCCAGAGCCATGGGTGAGCAGCAGCAGTATGATGACTCCGTTGCTAAATTGGAGAGCAATGTCAAAAGATTGAGAAGTACCATTGCTAAATGGGAAAATGAATTGAAGACTTTGAAGGCCAGGGTTAAAGTAAGTACTGCCACTAAAAATATCAATAAGCAAATGGCTCAGATCGATTCAACAAGTACAGTGTCTATGCTGGAGAGAATGAGAGATAAAGTAGCTCAAGAGGAAGCTTTGGCAGAATCTTACGGCGAAATAGCTAATGAGAGTAAAAGCATAGACGAAGAAATAGATAGAAAGCTGGCCGAAACCGGTGGAGCAAGTGCAAGTGATGAATTGGCCAAGCTAAAAGCTAAAATAGGAATTAAAAAAGAAGAATAA
- a CDS encoding YbjN domain-containing protein, whose amino-acid sequence MTQHFKKVKEYLIDLDYEITYESEDECVFVVSDERSGVSNMVLGCADPILILEQFIFEVKDTSASTYIRLMQKNRDIIHGAFVLDDTGKKVIFRDTLELENLDFNELEAVFNSLGLLLSEFSNELIELSKH is encoded by the coding sequence ATGACCCAACATTTTAAAAAAGTAAAAGAGTACCTAATAGACCTTGATTATGAGATCACTTATGAAAGCGAAGATGAATGTGTTTTCGTGGTGAGTGATGAGAGGTCAGGGGTAAGCAACATGGTGCTGGGCTGTGCGGATCCTATTTTGATATTGGAGCAATTCATTTTTGAAGTAAAGGATACCTCAGCGAGTACTTACATCCGACTCATGCAGAAAAACAGAGACATTATACACGGTGCCTTTGTGCTGGATGACACGGGGAAGAAGGTTATTTTTCGAGATACTTTAGAGCTCGAAAATCTTGACTTTAACGAGCTGGAGGCTGTTTTTAACTCATTAGGCCTATTGCTTAGCGAATTTTCAAATGAGTTAATTGAATTGTCAAAACACTAA
- a CDS encoding XRE family transcriptional regulator, whose amino-acid sequence MSFIGKNIKKIRAVKKMSQSDFAQLFNLARPSVGAYEEGRTEPKIETLIQIARHFELSIDTLLTKELTINELYKFDIFKKEFSKEEKEAITDKDDVAEQTPFISLEKHLDYIVSFQNKDFINKLPAIHFPFTQHKKSRAFQINGNEMVVENQGIHHKDILLCLPSAIEDVEKGLLYVIITKNDILARRFSRYNSTYIFKADNPAFDPLRVKANEILEIWKADAIFSKNLESPSRLEERVNTLEAQMKKLLKKVE is encoded by the coding sequence ATGTCATTTATAGGAAAGAATATCAAGAAGATCAGGGCTGTCAAAAAAATGAGCCAATCAGACTTTGCCCAGCTGTTTAATCTGGCTCGCCCCAGTGTAGGTGCATATGAGGAAGGAAGAACGGAACCCAAAATAGAAACCCTCATACAAATAGCCAGGCATTTTGAGCTTTCTATAGACACGCTGCTTACCAAAGAACTTACTATAAATGAGCTCTATAAATTCGATATATTTAAAAAGGAGTTTTCTAAGGAGGAAAAGGAAGCGATTACAGACAAGGACGATGTAGCTGAGCAAACACCATTCATATCTTTAGAAAAACACTTAGACTACATTGTAAGCTTCCAAAACAAGGACTTTATAAATAAACTACCTGCCATACACTTTCCCTTTACACAGCACAAGAAATCACGTGCCTTTCAGATTAATGGCAATGAGATGGTTGTAGAGAACCAAGGCATACACCATAAAGACATCTTACTCTGCCTACCCTCTGCTATTGAAGATGTAGAAAAAGGCCTTTTATATGTTATCATCACTAAGAATGACATTCTGGCAAGGCGCTTTTCAAGATACAATAGCACCTATATATTTAAAGCTGATAATCCTGCCTTTGATCCGCTGAGGGTAAAAGCCAATGAAATATTAGAAATCTGGAAGGCCGATGCCATTTTCAGCAAAAACCTGGAGTCTCCTTCAAGACTTGAAGAAAGGGTAAATACACTGGAAGCACAAATGAAGAAGCTCCTAAAAAAGGTAGAGTAA
- the dnaN gene encoding DNA polymerase III subunit beta has translation MKFIVSSSSLLKQLASINGVITTNPVVPILENFLFEIEEGKLTVTASDLQTSMITEIEVESKESGNIAVPAKILLETLKNLPEQPVTFSIDEDTYSVEISSDNGRYKLAGENATDFPKVPTVSDDFSVDMSTEVLSSAINNTIFATSNDELRPAMTGVYMNLTDTNTTFVSTDGHRLIRYRRVDVASDNGNAIIIPRKALNLLKSTLPSENTNVSVEFNVSNAFFRFNNIRMICRLIDERFPDYENVIPVDNNNTMFIDRSELLSSLKRIAIYANKTTHQVRLKITGSELQISAEDLDFANEANERLSCEHDGEDIEIGFNAKFLIEMLNNVDSDKVELRLSEPNKAGLLIPTDKSDNEDILMLVMPVMLNNYV, from the coding sequence ATGAAATTTATAGTCTCGTCATCATCACTTTTAAAGCAGCTTGCTAGTATCAATGGTGTAATTACTACTAATCCAGTAGTGCCTATTCTTGAGAATTTCCTTTTTGAAATTGAAGAGGGTAAGCTTACTGTTACGGCATCGGACTTGCAGACGTCTATGATCACTGAGATAGAAGTGGAATCTAAAGAGAGTGGCAACATAGCTGTGCCAGCTAAGATATTGCTTGAGACTTTGAAAAACCTACCGGAACAGCCGGTAACTTTTTCTATTGATGAAGATACGTACAGTGTGGAAATTAGCAGTGATAATGGTCGATACAAACTTGCTGGTGAGAATGCTACTGATTTCCCTAAAGTGCCTACTGTTTCTGATGACTTTTCAGTAGACATGTCTACCGAGGTGCTAAGCAGTGCTATTAACAATACTATTTTTGCTACTAGTAATGACGAGCTGAGACCTGCCATGACGGGTGTGTACATGAATCTTACTGATACTAACACTACCTTTGTTTCTACAGATGGTCATAGGCTGATAAGATATAGAAGAGTGGATGTGGCTTCTGATAATGGCAATGCTATCATCATACCAAGGAAGGCGCTTAACCTTTTAAAATCTACATTGCCTTCAGAAAACACCAACGTATCAGTAGAGTTTAACGTGTCTAATGCTTTCTTCAGGTTCAATAATATCAGAATGATATGTAGACTGATAGATGAGCGTTTCCCTGATTATGAAAACGTGATTCCGGTTGATAATAACAATACTATGTTTATTGATCGTTCTGAGTTGCTAAGCTCTTTAAAGAGGATTGCTATCTATGCTAACAAAACTACCCATCAGGTAAGGCTGAAAATTACAGGTAGTGAGCTACAGATCTCTGCGGAAGATCTTGATTTTGCTAACGAAGCGAATGAAAGATTGTCTTGCGAGCATGATGGAGAAGATATAGAAATCGGATTCAATGCTAAATTCCTTATCGAAATGCTGAATAATGTAGATTCTGATAAAGTGGAATTAAGACTTTCTGAACCCAATAAAGCAGGGCTTTTAATACCTACAGATAAGAGTGATAATGAAGACATTCTTATGTTAGTAATGCCTGTAATGCTTAACAACTACGTATAA